The following are from one region of the Chanos chanos chromosome 10, fChaCha1.1, whole genome shotgun sequence genome:
- the lypd6 gene encoding ly6/PLAUR domain-containing protein 6 isoform X1 gives MEPWPIVAWVLMLTFIADWLKTAESRDFTEKDIIFLHPSTTPYPGGFKCFTCENASDNYQCNRWAPDLYCPRESRYCFTHHKMNWDGETVSVTKSCVALEDCLSTGCSNYDHEGNRVCTACCEGNICNMPLPQNETDAIFATTSPLNGSHRPSSSRMLFSSFFIPAFLILYHA, from the exons ATGGAACCCTGGCCAATAGTGGCCTGGGTCCTAATGCTGACTTTCATcgctgattggctgaaaactGCCGAATCAAGAGACTTTACAGAAAAAGACATCATTTTCCTTCATCCATCAA ctACTCCATATCCAGGAGGGTTTAAATGCTTCACCTGTGAGAACGCATCAGATAACTATCAGTGTAACCGCTGGGCGCCAGACCTCTACTGCCCTCGAG aAAGCAGATATTGCTTCACACACCACAAGATGAATTGGGATGGGGAAACTGTTTCAGTGACAAAGAGTTGTGTAGCCCTGGAAGACTGTCTTTCCACTGGATGTAGTAATTATGACCATGAAGGAAACAGG GTGTGCACTGCTTGTTGTGAAGGGAACATCTGTAATATGCCACTCCCTCAAAACGAGACAGATGCCATCTTTGCCACCACTTCACCTCTCAATGGCAGCCACAGACCTTCCTCGAGTCGCATGctgttctcctctttcttcatccCTGCCTTCCTCATCCTCTACCATGCCTGA
- the lypd6 gene encoding ly6/PLAUR domain-containing protein 6 isoform X2 gives MEPWPIVAWVLMLTFIADWLKTAESRDFTEKDIIFLHPSTTPYPGGFKCFTCENASDNYQCNRWAPDLYCPRESRYCFTHHKMNWDGETVSVTKSCVALEDCLSTGCSNYDHEGNRVCTACCEGNICNMPLPQNETDAIFATTSPLNGSHRPSSSRMLPILTISVT, from the exons ATGGAACCCTGGCCAATAGTGGCCTGGGTCCTAATGCTGACTTTCATcgctgattggctgaaaactGCCGAATCAAGAGACTTTACAGAAAAAGACATCATTTTCCTTCATCCATCAA ctACTCCATATCCAGGAGGGTTTAAATGCTTCACCTGTGAGAACGCATCAGATAACTATCAGTGTAACCGCTGGGCGCCAGACCTCTACTGCCCTCGAG aAAGCAGATATTGCTTCACACACCACAAGATGAATTGGGATGGGGAAACTGTTTCAGTGACAAAGAGTTGTGTAGCCCTGGAAGACTGTCTTTCCACTGGATGTAGTAATTATGACCATGAAGGAAACAGG GTGTGCACTGCTTGTTGTGAAGGGAACATCTGTAATATGCCACTCCCTCAAAACGAGACAGATGCCATCTTTGCCACCACTTCACCTCTCAATGGCAGCCACAGACCTTCCTCGAGTCGCATGct